A portion of the Calothrix sp. 336/3 genome contains these proteins:
- a CDS encoding aminotransferase class IV has protein sequence MGNSATTTLSSIYWLDGQLIHSATLHISIDDPGLLYGATIFTTLRVYENSLKSSFTQWEAHCDRLKFSLTSFAWQTPNWANVRAGAEALSNYFPVLRITLFPDGREFITGRSLPPDLPNQQFSGITASIPSLEFTRSLPHHKTGNYLSSWLAKNEAKNLAAQEAILVNSQGNWLETSTGNLWGWGQGDWFTPPITEGILPGVGRSRIIQHLNQQQIPVNQHPWTPEIIAKIEALAYSNCVVEFIPIRQVIHPQGKLEYNPYHPCLEQIRGLFHHS, from the coding sequence ATGGGAAATTCAGCAACTACCACTTTGTCTTCTATTTACTGGTTGGATGGTCAATTGATTCACTCTGCAACTCTCCATATATCTATAGATGATCCAGGGTTGCTTTACGGTGCGACGATTTTTACAACTTTGAGGGTTTATGAGAATTCTTTAAAAAGTAGCTTTACCCAATGGGAAGCGCACTGCGATCGCCTAAAATTTTCTCTGACATCCTTTGCTTGGCAAACACCTAATTGGGCAAATGTTCGCGCAGGTGCAGAAGCTCTCTCAAATTATTTCCCCGTTCTCAGAATCACCCTGTTCCCCGACGGACGGGAATTCATCACTGGGCGATCGCTACCCCCAGATTTACCAAATCAGCAGTTTTCTGGTATCACTGCCAGTATCCCATCCCTAGAATTTACCCGTTCCCTACCCCACCATAAAACAGGTAATTACCTGAGTTCTTGGTTAGCCAAAAATGAAGCGAAAAATTTGGCTGCTCAGGAAGCAATCCTCGTCAATAGTCAGGGAAATTGGTTAGAAACCAGTACAGGAAATCTTTGGGGATGGGGACAAGGTGACTGGTTTACACCCCCGATTACCGAGGGAATCTTACCCGGAGTTGGGCGATCGCGCATCATTCAACATCTGAATCAGCAGCAAATACCCGTAAACCAACACCCCTGGACACCAGAAATCATCGCTAAGATAGAAGCACTAGCATACAGTAACTGCGTGGTGGAATTTATCCCCATTCGTCAGGTCATTCACCCCCAGGGAAAGCTAGAATATAATCCCTACCATCCCTGTTTGGAGCAAATCCGAGGATTATTTCATCACTCATAA
- a CDS encoding SPOR domain-containing protein translates to MSQNPLVGMGVASSNTPALKPVLAAAIASLEVQLDQELTRYRRTRFPSRSPNQFRTEAPSAQAVAVSPPGEISSSQIITTTGMKPPGATTASDHPRNISFTTLGKATNPSPPEVSPLPQNSGSIVPAWQSETAPDAFPETHITPTDNPPQTPDDFLESSEALLRSLTEEQQSKNQKQNTTNDSLLSPLGIGSVLLLLLASLTLGYAIFNPQKLSLHSLKELFQGKSSDSTASNINGNTAQEQLTPMPKYPNLAEQEFPEVRDANDVVGLTPKEKPIAVNTPIPSAPASPSTTTAIKPPEKLPPVNTPIPAAVTPKPAVEVPVAEIKPGADGYFHVVTENQSQQVFAKARQAIADAYVSDDGKLIFLGAVTSKEKAQQLVKELQAKGIKARIQ, encoded by the coding sequence ATGAGTCAAAATCCCTTAGTAGGTATGGGTGTTGCATCTTCTAACACACCTGCTTTAAAGCCAGTTTTGGCAGCAGCGATCGCAAGTTTAGAAGTACAGCTAGATCAGGAGTTAACTCGTTATCGTCGTACACGTTTCCCATCTCGTTCACCAAATCAATTCCGTACAGAAGCACCTAGCGCTCAAGCTGTGGCGGTATCACCCCCAGGGGAAATCTCAAGCTCCCAAATCATCACAACTACGGGAATGAAACCCCCAGGAGCAACGACAGCATCAGATCATCCCCGAAATATTTCTTTCACAACCTTGGGGAAAGCTACCAACCCATCCCCCCCAGAAGTATCCCCCCTTCCCCAAAATTCTGGGAGCATCGTTCCTGCTTGGCAATCGGAAACAGCACCAGACGCATTCCCAGAAACTCACATCACTCCCACAGATAATCCTCCCCAAACTCCCGACGATTTCCTGGAATCTTCTGAAGCTCTGTTACGCAGTTTGACAGAAGAACAACAAAGTAAAAATCAAAAACAAAATACTACAAACGATAGTCTACTTTCACCCTTGGGTATTGGCTCCGTTCTCTTACTCTTGCTGGCTAGTCTGACTCTGGGATATGCCATTTTTAACCCTCAAAAATTATCATTACATAGCCTGAAAGAATTATTTCAAGGTAAATCTAGCGATTCCACAGCTAGTAATATTAACGGCAACACTGCCCAAGAACAATTAACTCCCATGCCTAAGTATCCCAACTTGGCGGAGCAGGAGTTTCCGGAAGTTCGAGATGCTAATGATGTAGTTGGTTTAACACCTAAAGAAAAGCCGATAGCAGTAAATACACCCATACCATCTGCGCCAGCTAGCCCTAGTACTACCACAGCTATCAAACCACCGGAAAAATTGCCCCCAGTCAATACACCCATCCCAGCTGCTGTCACCCCAAAACCAGCAGTGGAAGTTCCTGTTGCAGAAATTAAACCTGGGGCAGATGGTTATTTTCACGTAGTCACCGAAAATCAGAGTCAACAGGTATTTGCCAAAGCACGTCAAGCAATTGCCGACGCTTACGTATCCGATGACGGTAAATTGATTTTCCTTGGAGCAGTCACCAGTAAAGAGAAAGCTCAACAATTGGTGAAAGAGTTACAAGCCAAAGGGATTAAGGCAAGAATTCAGTAA
- a CDS encoding type II toxin-antitoxin system HicB family antitoxin: MSKFKYQMLIQWSVEDNCFLVGFPDFPGQRWRTHGDTYEEAVANGTEALESLIMAYEDTNEPLPQPTVYQVA, encoded by the coding sequence ATGAGTAAATTTAAGTATCAAATGCTAATTCAATGGTCTGTTGAAGACAACTGCTTTTTAGTTGGATTTCCTGATTTTCCTGGGCAGCGTTGGCGCACTCATGGCGATACTTATGAGGAAGCTGTAGCAAATGGGACAGAAGCCTTAGAATCTCTAATTATGGCTTACGAAGACACGAATGAACCGCTTCCACAGCCAACAGTTTATCAAGTTGCGTAA
- a CDS encoding co-chaperone YbbN, protein MSKGVINITDGEFENEVLQSQTPVLVYFWADWCGPCKLMAPLLNAVANNYGDRLKIVKMEVDPNPQTVKQYQVEGVPAFRLIQDKQLLASTEGAIGKDKLISFIESGLN, encoded by the coding sequence ATGAGTAAGGGTGTAATAAATATCACCGATGGGGAGTTTGAAAACGAAGTTTTACAATCTCAGACACCCGTATTAGTATACTTTTGGGCTGACTGGTGTGGTCCTTGTAAACTAATGGCTCCCTTGTTAAATGCGGTTGCTAACAACTATGGCGATCGCCTAAAAATTGTCAAAATGGAGGTTGACCCCAATCCCCAGACTGTGAAACAGTATCAAGTTGAAGGTGTACCAGCATTTCGTCTAATTCAAGATAAACAACTCCTGGCATCTACAGAAGGGGCAATTGGTAAGGATAAGTTAATCAGCTTTATTGAAAGTGGTTTAAATTAG
- the dapB gene encoding 4-hydroxy-tetrahydrodipicolinate reductase has product MANQSSSIPVIINGAAGKMGREVVKAVAQADDMVLMGAIDTSPEHQGVDAGELAGLSEPLEVPITNQLEPMLGYVAGERQMQPGVMVDFTHPDGVYDNVRSAIAYGIRPVVGTTGLSPEKLQQLAEFADKASTGCLIIPNFSIGMVLLQQAAVTASQYFDHVEIIELHHNQKADAPSGTAIQTAQMLGELGKSFNPAQVKEEEKIPGARGSLAGEGIRIHSIRLPGLIAHQEVIFGAAGQIYTLRHDTSDRACYMPGVLLAIRKVLQLKSLVYGLEKIL; this is encoded by the coding sequence ATGGCAAATCAATCTTCTTCTATTCCTGTAATCATTAATGGTGCTGCCGGCAAAATGGGACGGGAAGTCGTCAAAGCGGTTGCTCAAGCTGATGATATGGTGTTGATGGGAGCAATTGACACCAGTCCAGAGCATCAAGGTGTGGATGCGGGAGAATTGGCAGGTTTAAGCGAACCCCTAGAAGTACCCATTACCAATCAATTAGAACCCATGTTGGGTTATGTCGCAGGTGAGAGACAGATGCAACCGGGGGTGATGGTAGATTTTACCCACCCAGATGGAGTTTATGATAATGTTCGCAGCGCGATCGCCTATGGAATTCGTCCCGTTGTCGGAACCACTGGTTTAAGTCCAGAAAAATTGCAACAGCTGGCAGAGTTTGCCGATAAAGCTAGCACCGGATGCTTAATTATCCCTAATTTCTCCATTGGAATGGTACTCCTGCAACAAGCGGCAGTCACTGCTTCCCAATACTTCGACCATGTGGAAATTATTGAATTGCACCACAACCAAAAAGCTGATGCACCAAGCGGTACAGCCATTCAAACGGCACAAATGCTAGGGGAGCTAGGTAAAAGTTTTAACCCTGCCCAAGTCAAAGAAGAAGAAAAAATTCCTGGAGCTAGGGGTAGTTTAGCAGGGGAAGGAATTAGAATTCACAGCATCCGTTTACCGGGATTAATTGCCCATCAAGAAGTGATTTTCGGTGCAGCAGGGCAAATATATACCCTACGTCATGATACTAGCGATCGCGCTTGTTATATGCCCGGTGTCCTTCTGGCAATTCGTAAGGTTCTCCAGTTAAAGTCATTAGTATATGGATTAGAAAAAATACTTTGA
- a CDS encoding DUF721 domain-containing protein, with product MSLKSVTNILDVLQIQTQYQEQPVQILLRHWAEIVGKVIASHAKPLSIQRDVLKVATSSAAWAQNLTFERQKLLVKINAVLPTPLLDIRFSTNGWQIAKAIANPPTDNSPQQHPSYLHRQINQRPSLTNKHKTASLAFSDWAQTIKGRSQGLPHCPQCQCPTPSGELQRWGVCSLCAGKKFSQS from the coding sequence ATGTCTTTAAAATCCGTAACTAATATCCTTGATGTTCTCCAAATTCAAACTCAGTATCAAGAGCAACCTGTACAGATTTTGCTCAGACATTGGGCGGAAATTGTGGGCAAAGTAATCGCGAGCCACGCCAAACCCCTGTCTATTCAACGAGATGTATTGAAAGTCGCCACTTCTAGTGCTGCTTGGGCGCAGAATTTAACTTTTGAGCGACAGAAATTACTTGTCAAAATCAATGCTGTTTTACCCACACCCTTACTAGATATCCGCTTCTCTACAAATGGCTGGCAAATAGCGAAGGCGATCGCCAACCCTCCCACGGATAACTCTCCTCAACAACATCCCAGTTATCTCCATCGACAAATAAATCAACGCCCATCCTTGACAAATAAGCATAAAACTGCATCTTTGGCATTTAGTGATTGGGCACAGACAATTAAAGGGCGATCGCAAGGTTTACCACACTGCCCCCAATGCCAATGTCCAACACCGAGTGGAGAACTGCAACGCTGGGGTGTTTGCTCCCTTTGTGCTGGCAAAAAATTCTCTCAGTCATAA
- a CDS encoding LL-diaminopimelate aminotransferase, with translation MKFAQRLQALQGNVFADMDKAKAKALTLGRDLIDLSLGSSDLPAAVQVVEAIANSLYDSSTHGYLLFNGTREFRQAAARWYETKFGIAVDAETEVLPLIGSQEGTAHLPLAVLNPGDYALLLDPGYPSHAGGVYLASGQIYPMPLLAENNFLPRFADIPAEILRQSRMMVLSYPHNPTSAIAPLSFFQEAVAFCQQHNLVLVHDFPYVDLVFDSTNPQSLAPSILQADQEKNVSIEFFTLSKSYNMGGFRVGYAIGNRELITALRQVKACVDFNQYLGILNGAIAALTGSQAVVGDAVSKFRERRDAFVSSLSRIGWQVSTPRATMYVWAKLPEPWSQDSVSFCTQLVEATGVAASPGAGFGKSGEGYVRFALVHEPAILETAVQRIASFLSGV, from the coding sequence ATTAAGTTTGCCCAACGTTTACAAGCTCTACAAGGCAATGTCTTTGCGGATATGGACAAAGCGAAGGCAAAAGCTCTGACTCTCGGACGTGATTTAATTGACTTATCCTTGGGTTCTTCCGATTTGCCTGCTGCTGTTCAGGTTGTGGAGGCGATCGCCAATTCTCTCTATGACTCTAGTACCCATGGTTATTTATTATTCAATGGCACGAGGGAGTTTCGTCAAGCTGCGGCAAGGTGGTATGAAACCAAATTTGGCATTGCGGTAGATGCAGAGACAGAAGTTTTACCCCTAATAGGCTCCCAGGAAGGTACTGCCCACTTACCTTTGGCGGTGTTGAATCCGGGAGATTATGCCCTTTTACTCGATCCGGGCTACCCTTCCCACGCTGGGGGTGTATATTTAGCGAGTGGGCAAATTTACCCAATGCCGTTGTTAGCTGAGAATAATTTTTTACCAAGATTTGCAGATATCCCGGCGGAAATATTGCGCCAATCACGGATGATGGTGTTAAGTTATCCCCATAACCCCACCAGCGCGATCGCCCCCCTATCATTTTTCCAAGAGGCTGTAGCTTTTTGCCAGCAACATAATTTAGTCTTGGTGCATGATTTTCCCTACGTGGATTTAGTGTTTGACAGCACCAACCCCCAATCCTTAGCTCCCTCAATTTTGCAAGCAGACCAGGAAAAAAACGTTTCTATCGAGTTTTTCACCCTTTCCAAATCCTACAATATGGGCGGCTTTCGTGTCGGTTATGCCATCGGGAATCGAGAACTTATTACTGCCCTGCGTCAAGTCAAAGCTTGTGTTGATTTTAACCAGTACCTCGGCATTCTCAACGGGGCGATCGCGGCTTTAACTGGTTCTCAAGCAGTTGTGGGAGATGCTGTCAGTAAATTCCGTGAGCGTCGTGATGCTTTTGTCTCTTCTTTATCACGTATCGGTTGGCAGGTTTCCACCCCCAGGGCAACTATGTATGTATGGGCAAAGCTCCCAGAACCCTGGAGCCAAGACTCAGTATCTTTTTGTACTCAACTTGTGGAAGCGACGGGGGTTGCAGCTTCTCCAGGAGCAGGTTTTGGCAAATCGGGGGAAGGATATGTTCGCTTTGCTTTAGTTCATGAACCAGCTATTTTAGAAACCGCAGTTCAGAGAATTGCCAGTTTTCTCTCAGGAGTGTAA
- a CDS encoding TPM domain-containing protein, whose amino-acid sequence MQYSFWRRILFFVTVIFLSGTIWLTPSAHAYENPDLLPDTPTPVVDLAKSLTGVQEEKLVKDLEQFETETGWKLRVLTQYDRTPGRAVINFWGLDDKSILLVADSRGGNILSFSVGDAVYEYLPRTFWIELQTRFGNLYFVREEGEDQAIIQALDTVKNCLRQNGCRVVPGLPREQWILTLITSTVGGVICGFAAQPRREGQIFAWQWALIFSPLWGILFIAFGIGPVVSRTSEWLPLVRNIAGFLIGALVAYLSPILSRSTPSET is encoded by the coding sequence ATGCAATATAGTTTTTGGCGACGAATTTTGTTTTTTGTCACAGTTATTTTTCTTTCAGGGACAATTTGGCTGACACCCTCCGCTCACGCTTACGAAAATCCTGACTTATTACCAGACACACCCACTCCAGTTGTAGACTTAGCAAAATCTCTAACTGGTGTACAAGAGGAAAAGTTAGTCAAGGATTTAGAACAATTTGAGACAGAAACAGGTTGGAAACTAAGAGTTTTAACCCAATACGATCGGACTCCAGGACGTGCGGTGATTAACTTCTGGGGACTCGATGATAAAAGTATTCTCCTCGTTGCTGATTCCCGTGGGGGTAATATTCTCAGCTTTAGCGTTGGCGATGCAGTCTATGAATACTTACCCCGAACTTTTTGGATTGAGTTGCAAACTCGATTTGGTAATTTATACTTTGTCCGAGAAGAGGGTGAAGATCAAGCAATTATCCAAGCTTTAGACACAGTTAAAAACTGCCTACGTCAAAATGGTTGTCGAGTGGTTCCAGGATTGCCACGGGAGCAGTGGATTCTCACATTAATTACTTCTACCGTCGGAGGAGTGATTTGTGGATTTGCCGCTCAACCACGACGGGAAGGACAGATATTTGCATGGCAATGGGCTTTAATCTTCTCTCCATTATGGGGTATCTTATTTATTGCCTTTGGTATTGGACCAGTAGTATCTAGAACTTCTGAATGGTTGCCCCTAGTACGTAACATTGCAGGCTTTTTAATTGGGGCGCTAGTTGCCTATTTATCGCCCATCCTGAGTCGTTCTACTCCTTCAGAAACTTAA
- a CDS encoding PspA/IM30 family protein codes for MGFIDRISRVIRANINDKVRQAEDPEKILEQAVTEMQANLVQLRQAAAVAIATQKRTERQAAQAQSTSEQWYRHAQVALQKGDEPLARDALTKRHAYQETAEALTSQIQQQSIVVNQLKQDMRSLELKMNEIRAKKAMYIARARSAEASVKLQELLGDTSSSINAFERMEEKVMQLEAQAEAIAITGTDDLEKKFLSLADSNDIDAEISQIKAQLANNTKELPGS; via the coding sequence ATGGGGTTCATTGACCGTATTTCACGGGTGATTCGTGCCAATATTAACGATAAGGTGCGCCAAGCAGAAGATCCAGAAAAGATTTTGGAGCAAGCTGTGACGGAAATGCAGGCTAATTTGGTGCAACTACGACAAGCAGCAGCAGTGGCGATCGCTACCCAAAAGCGTACGGAAAGACAAGCTGCCCAAGCCCAATCGACATCAGAACAATGGTATCGTCATGCTCAGGTGGCATTACAAAAAGGTGATGAACCCCTAGCCAGAGATGCTCTGACAAAACGTCATGCTTATCAAGAAACGGCTGAGGCTCTAACGAGTCAAATTCAACAGCAAAGTATTGTTGTGAATCAGCTCAAACAAGATATGCGATCGCTGGAATTGAAAATGAACGAAATCCGCGCCAAAAAAGCGATGTATATTGCCCGTGCGCGTTCAGCAGAAGCATCTGTGAAATTACAAGAGTTACTGGGTGACACCTCTAGCAGTATTAATGCTTTTGAGCGGATGGAAGAAAAAGTTATGCAATTAGAGGCTCAAGCGGAGGCGATCGCCATAACTGGTACAGATGATTTAGAGAAAAAATTTCTTTCCCTGGCTGATAGCAATGATATCGATGCGGAAATATCCCAAATCAAAGCTCAACTAGCTAATAATACAAAAGAACTACCAGGAAGCTAA
- a CDS encoding precorrin-8X methylmutase: protein MEWHVTDAQSLAIIDSEIGDHVFSPAEYEIVRRVIYATADFEYASLIQFSERALQAAAAALASRTTIIVDVPMAQVGIAESIQNTFANEIYCTMDIPPRPQKEKTRVAWGIENLAKRYPEGVFVIGQSQTALASLVRLVEAEEIRPALIVATPAGFIGAEEAKEHLRDSLIPNITIDGRKGCVVVAAAILDGLIDLAWKAYGNFQN from the coding sequence ATGGAATGGCACGTAACTGATGCTCAAAGTCTGGCAATCATCGATAGTGAAATCGGTGATCATGTTTTTTCACCCGCAGAATATGAAATCGTCAGGCGAGTGATATATGCAACAGCTGATTTTGAGTACGCATCATTAATCCAATTTTCCGAGCGTGCTTTACAAGCGGCAGCAGCAGCCTTAGCCTCAAGAACTACCATTATCGTAGACGTTCCCATGGCACAAGTTGGTATTGCTGAAAGTATTCAAAATACCTTTGCCAATGAAATATATTGCACCATGGACATACCTCCACGACCCCAAAAAGAAAAGACAAGAGTCGCTTGGGGTATAGAAAATTTAGCCAAACGCTATCCAGAAGGAGTGTTTGTGATTGGACAGTCCCAGACTGCTCTGGCTTCCTTGGTACGATTAGTAGAAGCAGAAGAAATCAGACCTGCATTAATCGTAGCTACTCCTGCGGGATTTATTGGTGCAGAAGAAGCTAAGGAACATCTCAGGGATTCGCTGATACCAAATATTACTATTGATGGTCGTAAAGGATGCGTGGTGGTGGCTGCGGCAATTCTGGACGGACTGATAGACTTGGCTTGGAAAGCCTATGGAAATTTTCAAAACTGA
- a CDS encoding type II toxin-antitoxin system HicA family toxin → MPKKIRELKQWLRQIGFTELPGKGSHTNWIHPLYAGKLTVSGKDSSDAKPYQEKDVQQAIKEVEEKQQQEKQEDE, encoded by the coding sequence ATGCCTAAGAAAATTAGGGAATTAAAACAATGGTTACGCCAAATAGGTTTTACTGAACTCCCAGGAAAAGGAAGCCACACTAACTGGATACATCCCTTATATGCTGGAAAGCTAACGGTTTCAGGAAAAGACAGTTCGGATGCTAAACCCTACCAAGAAAAGGATGTGCAACAAGCTATAAAAGAGGTAGAAGAAAAACAACAGCAGGAGAAGCAGGAAGATGAGTAA
- a CDS encoding PspA/IM30 family protein gives MGLFDRIKRVVGANLNDLVSKAEDPEKMLEQAILEMQEDLVQLRQGVAQAIAAQKRTEKQYSDAQNEINKWQRNAQLALQKGDENLARQALERKKSFSDTSTSLKTSLDQQTVQVESLKRNLVQLESKISEAKTKKEMLKARITAAKAQEQLQGMVKGMNSSSAMAAFERMEEKVLMQEARAQSAAEIVGADLEQQFAALESGSDVDLELEAMKQQLLAPQSTPQQALPPQQNPQQAAQPTAQPKEVLDAELESLKKQLDQM, from the coding sequence ATGGGATTATTTGATCGTATTAAACGTGTTGTCGGTGCCAACCTGAATGATTTAGTCAGCAAGGCTGAAGATCCAGAGAAAATGCTGGAACAAGCCATCCTGGAAATGCAGGAAGACTTAGTACAACTACGTCAGGGAGTTGCCCAGGCGATCGCTGCCCAAAAACGTACTGAAAAGCAGTATAGCGACGCGCAAAACGAAATCAACAAATGGCAACGGAACGCCCAATTAGCCCTGCAAAAAGGCGATGAAAACCTGGCAAGACAAGCCCTAGAACGCAAAAAGAGCTTTAGCGATACTTCCACATCCCTGAAAACTAGTTTGGATCAACAAACTGTACAGGTTGAAAGTCTCAAACGGAATCTGGTACAGCTAGAAAGCAAAATTTCTGAGGCAAAAACCAAGAAAGAAATGCTCAAAGCCCGGATTACTGCGGCAAAGGCTCAAGAACAGTTACAGGGTATGGTTAAGGGCATGAATTCTAGTAGCGCCATGGCAGCTTTCGAGCGCATGGAAGAAAAAGTTCTCATGCAAGAAGCTCGCGCCCAATCGGCAGCAGAAATCGTTGGTGCTGACTTAGAGCAACAATTTGCGGCTCTCGAATCTGGCAGTGATGTAGATTTGGAGTTAGAGGCAATGAAACAGCAGTTACTTGCTCCCCAAAGTACACCTCAACAAGCACTACCACCCCAACAAAATCCCCAACAGGCTGCCCAACCAACTGCCCAACCCAAGGAAGTTTTGGATGCAGAATTGGAATCTTTAAAAAAACAATTAGACCAAATGTAA
- the ftsH3 gene encoding ATP-dependent zinc metalloprotease FtsH3, which yields MNNKRWRNAGLYALLFIVVIALGTAFFDNKPQNRETWRYSQFIQEVENDRVEKVSLSSDRTTALVTPTSGEKKLVTLVSDPDLINTLTKHNVDIIVLPQTDEGFWFKALSSLFFPVLLLVGLFFLLRRAQNGPGSQAMNFGKSRARVQMEPQTQVTFGDVAGIDQAKLELNEVVDFLKNADRFTAIGAKIPKGVLLVGPPGTGKTLLARAVAGEAGVPFFSISGSEFVEMFVGVGASRVRDLFEQAKTNAPCIVFIDEIDAVGRQRGAGLGGGNDEREQTLNQLLTEMDGFEGNTGIIIIAATNRPDVLDAALLRPGRFDRQVVVDRPDYAGRVEILKVHARGKTLAKDVDIERIARRSPGFTGADLSNLLNEAAILAARRNLTEISMDEINDAIDRVLAGPEKKDRVISEKRKLLVAYHEAGHALVGALMPDYDPVQKISIIPRGRAGGLTWFTPSEDRMDSGLYSRAYLENQMAVALGGRIAEEIIFGEEEVTTGASNDLQQVARVAKQMVTRFGMSDRLGPVALGRQQGNMFLGRDIMAERDFSEETAAAIDEEVRHLVDAAYNRAKHVLTENRHILDKLAGMLVEKETVDAEELQDLLGNNDVKTAAFA from the coding sequence GTGAATAATAAAAGATGGAGAAATGCGGGGCTGTACGCACTGCTATTTATAGTTGTCATTGCTTTAGGTACAGCGTTTTTTGACAACAAACCTCAAAACAGAGAAACATGGCGCTACAGTCAGTTTATTCAAGAAGTTGAAAACGACAGAGTAGAAAAAGTCAGCCTCAGTTCTGATCGCACTACCGCCCTTGTGACTCCGACTAGTGGTGAGAAAAAATTAGTCACCCTAGTCAGTGACCCTGATTTAATTAATACACTGACAAAACATAACGTAGATATTATCGTATTGCCACAAACCGATGAAGGGTTTTGGTTTAAGGCATTAAGTAGCTTGTTCTTCCCCGTATTGTTACTAGTTGGGTTGTTCTTCTTACTACGTCGTGCCCAAAATGGTCCTGGTAGTCAAGCCATGAACTTTGGTAAATCCAGAGCCAGAGTGCAAATGGAACCCCAAACCCAAGTCACCTTCGGTGATGTTGCAGGTATTGACCAAGCGAAATTAGAACTCAACGAAGTCGTTGACTTTTTGAAAAACGCCGATCGCTTTACTGCCATTGGAGCCAAAATTCCCAAGGGTGTCCTCCTCGTTGGACCTCCTGGAACAGGTAAAACCTTGCTAGCTCGTGCAGTTGCTGGGGAAGCTGGTGTACCTTTCTTCTCCATCTCCGGTTCGGAATTTGTGGAAATGTTCGTCGGTGTGGGTGCGTCCCGTGTCCGTGACCTTTTCGAGCAAGCAAAAACCAACGCTCCCTGTATCGTCTTCATCGATGAAATTGATGCAGTCGGTCGCCAACGGGGTGCAGGTTTAGGTGGTGGTAACGATGAGCGGGAACAAACCCTCAACCAGTTACTCACCGAAATGGATGGTTTTGAAGGTAATACAGGTATCATCATCATCGCTGCTACCAACCGTCCTGATGTCCTAGATGCAGCATTATTGCGTCCCGGTCGTTTTGACCGTCAAGTAGTTGTAGACCGTCCTGACTACGCTGGAAGAGTGGAAATCCTCAAGGTTCACGCCCGTGGTAAGACCTTAGCTAAGGATGTGGACATTGAAAGAATTGCCCGTCGGAGTCCTGGTTTTACTGGTGCTGACTTGTCTAACTTGCTCAACGAAGCGGCAATTTTGGCAGCACGTCGCAACTTGACAGAAATTTCCATGGACGAAATTAACGACGCGATCGACCGTGTGTTAGCTGGTCCAGAGAAGAAAGACAGAGTTATCAGCGAAAAGCGTAAACTCTTAGTTGCTTACCATGAAGCTGGTCATGCTTTGGTAGGTGCATTAATGCCAGATTACGACCCTGTACAAAAAATCAGCATCATTCCCCGTGGACGTGCCGGTGGTTTGACTTGGTTCACCCCCAGCGAAGACCGGATGGATAGCGGTTTGTACAGTCGTGCATACCTGGAAAACCAAATGGCTGTAGCTTTGGGTGGTCGGATTGCCGAAGAAATCATCTTTGGTGAAGAAGAAGTCACTACAGGTGCTTCCAACGACTTACAACAGGTAGCACGGGTAGCAAAACAGATGGTGACTCGTTTCGGAATGAGCGATCGCCTCGGTCCCGTTGCCCTAGGTCGTCAACAAGGTAATATGTTCCTTGGTCGTGACATCATGGCAGAGCGTGACTTCTCAGAAGAAACCGCAGCCGCGATCGACGAAGAAGTTAGACATCTGGTAGATGCAGCTTACAATCGTGCCAAACACGTATTGACAGAAAATCGCCACATCCTCGATAAATTAGCGGGAATGTTGGTAGAAAAAGAAACCGTTGATGCAGAAGAATTACAGGATTTACTCGGCAATAACGACGTGAAAACCGCCGCCTTTGCTTAG
- a CDS encoding ATP-dependent metallopeptidase FtsH/Yme1/Tma family protein, whose protein sequence is MNNKTRKNQALYALLLGVPCVIILALGIVSISNKFIGNKPHDKGTLSYSQFIQEVENGSIKKVSISSDRTTAIATFMNGQTKLVILENDLDFINQLTKHSIDISVSPPTK, encoded by the coding sequence GTGAACAATAAAACACGGAAAAATCAGGCGCTATACGCATTGCTCTTAGGCGTACCCTGTGTAATTATCCTTGCTTTAGGTATAGTATCTATTAGTAACAAATTTATTGGGAATAAACCTCACGACAAAGGAACTTTAAGCTACAGTCAGTTTATTCAAGAAGTTGAAAATGGCAGCATTAAAAAAGTCAGTATAAGTTCTGATCGGACTACAGCGATCGCCACTTTTATGAATGGACAGACAAAATTAGTCATCCTAGAAAATGACCTTGATTTCATTAATCAACTGACAAAACATAGCATTGATATTAGTGTCTCACCACCAACCAAGTAG